The nucleotide window CATAGCCGTCGCTCCCGAGCTGGACGAAGGCGAAGCCGTCGCCGGTCTCATAGATCGTGACGGAATCGCCCAGGACCGCCTCGGTCTCGATCCCGGCTTCCAGGCTCGGCCGGCGCCGGAGCGGGGCCGAGGGCACGATCAGCCGGCCGCTTTGTCCAGCGACGTAGCGCTCGGCATCGACACGGCCGCGCAGGCGGATATCGGCGAGGTCGGGACGTGCCGGAACCAGCCGGGCATCGGTGAGATCGGTGATGGGAAACATGTGGGCGCCAGTATCGGCGCGAGACCGACCCCGTGCAACGGGCCCGGCGATGGCCGGGCCACCGATTTGAACGTGCGTCATAGTGACGCTTGTATTGCTTCTCCGATGGGCATTTGTTCAGGCAAGCGAATACGGAACCGGCATCTCACGGCCGCTCTGGCGGAAATTCCGGCGATCCGCACGGAATGCACGGAACGCGTGGGTGTACCGCCAAAATGGTGCAATGCACCGCGCCGCGCCTCGCGCTATCTTCTCCGCATGATGAGCGCGGGCCGAGTCGTGAAGAAGACTTCGAAATCCTTTCAGGATCTGCCGCCGATCCGTGTACGGCGCGAGCCCCCCACGATTCCCGAGGCGGTGGCAGCCGCCCAGGATCTCGCGGACGACCTCGAACAACAGGTCGAGATCGCCGCCGGCCTGATCGGACTCCCGATCGACGAGATTCGCCCGCATGTGCTCGCCGCGGAAAAGCCGAAGCCCGAGAGGATGTCCGAGCATATCCTCACCGCCGGCAGCCCGAGCCGGGCGCCGCGCACCGTCATCGTCGAGCGCCGCACCCGTCCCCCCGTGGTGGTCGAGCGGCGCGGCCGTCCCCCGGTCGACGGGCGGCGCTGACCTCTCGCCAAATAGAACCTCTCACCAGGTCAAGGTTTCGCCGGTGTAATCGAGATAGGCGATGCCGGCCTTGCCGATTTGCCGTTCGAGGATGTCGGCCATCCCGGTAACGCTGGTTTCGATGTCGATATCGGCGTCCTCGCCGCCCATCTCGGTGCGGACCCAGCCGGGATGGATCAGGGCGACGCCGAAACCCTCCTCGCGGTGACGGATCTCGAAGCTGATCGCCAACGTGTTCAGCGCCGCCTTGCTCGCCCGGTAGGTCTCCCAGCCCCCGCTGTCGTTCAGCGAGACGCTGCCGAGGACGGAACTCATGAAGGCCATGAGGCCGTTGCCCGCCAGCCGGTCACGGAACAGTTCGGCAAAGCGGATCGGGCTGATCGCGTTCGTCAGGTAGACCTGGGCGGCGACATCCCGAGGGACGTCATGGGCGGGGTCGTGCGCCTGGGTCGCCACGCCGGCCACCACGAAGATCAGGTCGTAGCGTTGGTCCGAGAGCCGCTCATGGAGAGCGGCGACCGCGCTGTCATCGTCGATATCGGCGGTCTCGACGGTGAGCGTCTCCGATGTCAGGGCCGCCAATCCCTTGGACGGGGAGCGCTGCGTCGCGGTCACAGCCCAGCCGCGTTTCAGGAACGTCTCCACCAACCCGAGCCCCAGGCCGCGCGAGGCTCCGACGATCAGTGCGTTCTTGCGTGTCTCGGTCATGGCGATGTCTCCGCTGCCGAGGGTGAGGCTCGGCATCACGGGGGATAGGTTGGTCGGCAGGCGCATGACGGCAATGGTGCCGGCCGAACCTGCACGATCGCTCAATCGGCCGTCTGCACCGACCAGGTCGCGTGACTGATCCGTCCGTCGCGTTCCAGCCCGGTGACCACGGCGTCGAGTTCGACGGAGTCCACCGCCGTCGCCACCAGGGTCGCGACCACCTCCACCATATCCTCGCCGCGCTCCACCACCTCGATGCCGCCAACGGGATAATGCGCGGCCTCCAGCCGTTCGACGAGGAGGTCGCGGGCGGGGCCGGCATGGTCGGCCTGCACCGTGACCTGCACCTCATAGGTGGCTTCGGTCTGGCTCTCGTCGATGGGGACGCGGTTGATGGCGTTGACCAGGGGCCGCAGCAACGTGTTGCCGGACAGGATGGCCGCGGTAACGAACCAGGCCTCCAGGGGGAAATCGGCGCCGGCAAAGGCTCCCACGGCCGCCGAGCACCAGAGCGTGGCGGCGGTGTTGAGGCCGCGCACGTTCATGCCTTCCTTCATGATGACGCCGGCCCCGAGGAACCCGACGCCCGAGATTACGTAGGCGACGGTCCCCACCGCACCGCGGGCTCCTTCGAGCCGCATGCCGAGATCGACGAAGGCCGCCGCGCCGACGGCCACCAGGACGTTGGTGCGCAGGCCCGCCGTGCGCTGGCGGTATTGCCGCTCGGCACCGATCATCGTGCCGAGGGCGAAAGCCACGATGAGGCTGATGGCGGAGTTGACGAATTCGGGAAGCGGCGAGGCGAGAAGCGAGGTCATGGGCGCTGCATGTCGCCCGCCCATGACGGAATGGTGACAGCCGGCCTCCTCAGCCGTTCAGGAAGCCCAGCAGGGCCTCGAGGGTCGCGGAAGGATTCTCCTCGGCGAGGAAATGCCCCGATGTGATCTCGGCGGATATGGCCTTCGGCGCGAAGGTGCGCTGCCAGGCCGCCAACGGGCTTTCGTGCGTATGATCGAGATAGCCGTCCCCGGTGAGGATCAGGGTCGGACAGGAGAGAGTCTTGCCCGCCGAGAGATCGTCGAGGTCGGCCTCGCGGTCGCGGGTCGCGCCGGCCCGGTAATCCTCGCAGAAGGCATGGATGCGCTCCGGCACGTTCCAGTTCTCGCGATAGAGCTTGAGCGCGGCCGGGGCGAAGGGATCGAGGCTCTTGGCATTGCTCCATCGCCGCAAGAGCCCCTCGAAATAGGCGACCGGATCCCGGCCGATCTCCTCCTCCGGTCCGGGTGCCGGCCGGGCCAGGGAGACCCAATGCGCCGACACGTCGCCATCGCCTTCGATCCGCTCCCACTGAACGAGGGTCGGCAGGATATCGAGGAGGGCGAGACGCTCGATCCGACCCGGTTCGTCGAGGGCGAGGCGGTAGCCGACCCGCGCGCCGCGATCGTGGCCGACGAGTCCGAAGCGGACATGGCCGAGACGCTCCATGATCGCCACCACGTCCCGGCCCATGCGGCGCTTGGAATAGGTCTCGTGGCTGGAATCGCCCTTCGGCGCCCCTGACCAGCCATAGCCCTTGAGATCGAGGCATATGACGCGGTGGGTCTCGGTGAGCGCCGGTGCGATGCGGTGCCAGCAGGCATGGGTCTGCGGAAAGCCGTGCAGCAGGATCAGGGGCGGGGCATCCTCCGCGCCTCCGCTTCGGGCAAAGAAGCGACCTTCCGGAAGGTCGATCCAGTCGGCGCTGAAACCGGGAAAGAGATCTGCACTCACTGTCCTGTCTCCGGTCTGGCCGCTCGCTGTGAGAAGAAGCCGGAAAGCCGGTCCAGGGTTTCACGAACATCGGCAGAGATGCGACATAACGCCGATTCCGGAGGCGGCTTCGGATAGGCAGGGCAAGCAAGTGCCGCTGCATGCATCCTTCTTCATGAAATCCTTGGGGTTTGGGCATTTTGCCCGATCTCATCCTCGTGTTTCACGGGAAACGTCCCGCGGGATTGACGCCGGCACTGCGCAACAGGCACACCCGATGGACATAGGGATCTCTTAAGAATCCGCCCGAGGAGACGCGCATGGTGCTGTACGCCGGCCCTGCCACGATCATGTCCCGCTTATCCGTTGCGGCTGCCTTTCCGGCGGTCACCGGCGGTGCTCGCTCATGAGCGATGCGACACTGGCCACGCGTCCCGCCGCAACGGCGCCGCGCGCTGCCGACGATGCCCTTCGCGCTCGCATCCTCGCCCTTCGTGACGGCCTGAGCCATGGGCTCATCGGT belongs to Methylobacterium sp. 77 and includes:
- a CDS encoding SDR family oxidoreductase: MTETRKNALIVGASRGLGLGLVETFLKRGWAVTATQRSPSKGLAALTSETLTVETADIDDDSAVAALHERLSDQRYDLIFVVAGVATQAHDPAHDVPRDVAAQVYLTNAISPIRFAELFRDRLAGNGLMAFMSSVLGSVSLNDSGGWETYRASKAALNTLAISFEIRHREEGFGVALIHPGWVRTEMGGEDADIDIETSVTGMADILERQIGKAGIAYLDYTGETLTW
- a CDS encoding MgtC/SapB family protein: MTSLLASPLPEFVNSAISLIVAFALGTMIGAERQYRQRTAGLRTNVLVAVGAAAFVDLGMRLEGARGAVGTVAYVISGVGFLGAGVIMKEGMNVRGLNTAATLWCSAAVGAFAGADFPLEAWFVTAAILSGNTLLRPLVNAINRVPIDESQTEATYEVQVTVQADHAGPARDLLVERLEAAHYPVGGIEVVERGEDMVEVVATLVATAVDSVELDAVVTGLERDGRISHATWSVQTAD
- a CDS encoding alpha/beta hydrolase, translated to MSADLFPGFSADWIDLPEGRFFARSGGAEDAPPLILLHGFPQTHACWHRIAPALTETHRVICLDLKGYGWSGAPKGDSSHETYSKRRMGRDVVAIMERLGHVRFGLVGHDRGARVGYRLALDEPGRIERLALLDILPTLVQWERIEGDGDVSAHWVSLARPAPGPEEEIGRDPVAYFEGLLRRWSNAKSLDPFAPAALKLYRENWNVPERIHAFCEDYRAGATRDREADLDDLSAGKTLSCPTLILTGDGYLDHTHESPLAAWQRTFAPKAISAEITSGHFLAEENPSATLEALLGFLNG